The Solicola gregarius DNA window GCGGCGATCTGCGTGGCGTGGGCACGCATGGCGTCCAGCTTCTTGTCGACGTACGCCGCGCCGTCGATCTCGGCGGAGAGGTCGGCGTCTTCCACGGCCATCGGCGGCAGCGCGTCGGGATCCATGCCTTCGAACGTCGTCGTGTCGCCGGCGTCACGGAGTGCGCGCAGGCCCGCACGCATGCGCGACGCGGACATCGCCGACCAGTAGATCTTCGGGATGTCCCACGCCTCGCCGAGCTCGCTGCGGAACGACGACACCGCCGCGAGGCTCGAGGCGTAGTGCGCCACCCGATGCGCCTGCACGTGATCGGGGTGGCCGTAGCCGCCGAAGTCGTCGTACGTGACGAGGACCTGCGGGCGTACCTCGCGGATCACCTCGACCAGGTGCGTCGACGCTTCGAGCAGATCCGCGCGCCAGAACGAGTCGTCGCTGACGTCGGGCGGAACGGTCGCCGAGCCGTCATCGGCGTAGATCATGCCGGAGTCGCGGTAACGGCCCGCACCACCGAGGAAACGGTGATCGGTGACGCCGAGGATCTCCATCGCCTTGTCGAGCTCGCCGATGCGGTGCTGGCCGAGCCCGTCGTCGCGATGCGCCGCGAGATGCTCGAGGTCGGGCACGAGCACCTCACCCAGCTCGCCGAGTGTGCAGGTCACCAGCGTGACCGCGGCCCCCTCGGCGACGTACTTCGCCATCGTGGCGCCGTTGCCGATGGTTTCGTCGTCGGGGTGTGCGTGTACGAGCAGGAGGCGGCGATCTGTCATGGGACAAAGCCTAGTGTCCTGCGTTTGAAATGGCTTCACGGCAGGCGTCGTTCAGGTGGATGCATCCGCAAGGACGAGGAGGACAGGCATAGTCGGCCCTATTTCCGACGACGAGGACGCGGCGGGGCGCCGCCTGGGCGGCGAAGGACGTCAAGGTATTTCGAACGCAGGGCACTAGGTCGTGCCGCAGACAGCACGTCACCGGTCGGGCCACAACAGGGCCGCGGCCGCCGCGGCCTCGATGGCGATGAAGACTCCGGTCGGCCACGGATCGAGCCGCCGCTCCAGGGCCGCACCGCCCACCCGGGCTGCCGCCATGCCCGCAGTCGCCGCCGCGACGGCGTCGACCGCCCCGCGTCCGCGCGAGCCACGGCCGGCCGCGAGTAGGGCACCCGCGAATGCGAACGAGATCCCCGAATACACCGCCCTGATCTCCGTACGTGACGCCGCCGTCGGCGCGGACCCACGAAACACCTCAGGGACCCGACCAGGAACCGCGGCTCCGACCGCGCCGAGCGCTGCGTACCCCCCTGCGACGACGCGGATCCTTTGCTGGCGGGTGATACGGCGCATAGCTCCTCCGTCGGTCCGGCGGTGTCGGTCTCGGGCTCGACACCCTATGGTGCCAGCATGACTGACGCTCCGTCCTTTCCGCGCATGTACGCCCGCACGCTGCGCTTCACGCTCGGCACGCCCCGCAACCTCCAGGTCACGCCCGACGGGTCGCGGGTGCTGTTCGTACGCACACCATCGGGCACGTCACGTACCGGTGCCCTCTGGTCGTACGACGTCGCCGACGGGCAGGAGCGGCTGATCGCGGATCCCGCGCAGCTGCTCGGCGACTCCGGTGAGGAACTGTCGGCAGAGGAGCGGGCTCGGCGCGAGCGCAGTCGAGAGACCGCGGGTGGCATCGTCGGCTACACGACCGACGCAACCGCGAGTGTCGCCGCGTTCGCGCTGTCCGGCGCGATCTGGGTGGCCGAGGTAGCGGGTGAAGGAGCCCGCCGGCTGCCGTCGAACGGCCCGGTCATCGACCCGCACATCGACCCGACGGGGCGCACCGTCGCGTACGCGAACGACGGCGCGCTGCGGGTGATCGACGTCGACGGCGCATCGGACCGCGCACTCGTCGAGCCGGACGGCGACGAGGTCGTGTGGGGGCAGGCGGAGTTCGTCGCCGCCGAGGAGATGGAGCGCTACCGCGGGTTCTGGTGGGCGCCGGACGGCGAGTCGCTGCTCGTCGAGCGGTACGACAACACGCCGGTACCGGTCTGGTACGTCGCCGACCCCGCCAACCCGGAGTCGGAGCCCGTTCGCCACCGCTACCCTGCCGCGGGCTCCACGAACGCCGACGTCAGCCTGTGGCACATCACCCTCGACGGCACCCGCCGTCGCCTCGACTGGGACGACGACGCGTACCCGTATCTCACCCGGGTCGGCTGGTCGGCGTTCGGCGGACCCCTGCTCCAGGTGATGTCACGCGATCAGCGCGCCGTACAGATCCGACGTTTCGACGTCGAGTCCGGATCCACCTCCCTCGTACGCGAGCTGCACGACGACACCTGGCTCGACCTGTTCGTCGGCGTGCCGGCGTACGCGCCGGACGGCCGACTCGTCACGGTCGAGCCGAGCGAGGACACCAACCGCGTAGCGCTCGACGGCGAGCCGATCAGCCCCGTCGGCCTGCAGGTACGCCGTGTGCTCGCGATCGACGACCGCGGCGTGCTCGTGACGGCCAACGACGACCCCACCGAGCTCCACCTCGTCCGCATCGGGCTCGACGGCTCGGTCAACCGCCTCACCGCCGGCGGCGGCGTGCACAACGGATCGGCGGCCGGCGCGACGATGGTCGTCGTACGCTCGGCGCTTGACGTCGGTGCGAGCTCGATCACCGTGTACCGCGAAGGTGCCGAGATCGGTCAGATCTCAAACCTGGCTGAAGATCCCGGCTTCCGACCCAACGTGTCGTCGGTGACCGTCGGCGACCGCGATCTGCACGCCGCAGTGCTCTTCCCGCGCGACCACGTACGCGGAGCGAGGCGACTACCCGTGCTGATGGATCCGTACGGTGGACCACACGCACTCCGCAACGTGAAGTCGTCGCGCGGGTTCCTGCTGCCGCAGTGGCTCGCCGACCAAGGCTTCTGTGTGATCGTGTCGGACGGTCGCGGTACGCCGGGGCGCGGGCCGGCGTGGGACCGCAGCGTCCGCGACAACTTCGTGGCCACCCTCGACGACCAGGTCGACGCCCTCCAGGGGGTCGCACACGCGTACCCCGACGACGTCGACACCGGACACGTCGCGATCACGGGCTGGTCGTTCGGCGGATACCTCGCAGGGATGGCAGTGCTGCGGCGCCCAGACATCTTCCACACCGCAGTCGCCGGAGCGCCCGTCACCGACCAGCGCCTGTACGACACGTTCTACACCGAACGGTATCTCGGACACCCCGATGAACAGCCCGAGGTGTACGACCGCAACTCCCTGGGCGAGCTCGCGGGCGCCCTCGAACGACCCCTGATGATCATCCACGGCATGGTCGACGACAACGTCGTCGTCGCACACTCGCTGCGGCTGTCCTCCGCGCTGCTCGCCGCAGGACGTCCGCACGAGGTGCTGCCGCTGACGGGAGTCACGCACATGACCCCGCAGGAGACGGTCGCCGAGAACCTGCAGCTGCTGCAGGTCGAGTTCATCAAGCGTGGCTTGGGGATCGGGTAGGACTACTCCGATCTTTCGGTTAGGGCATACCGGCTTTGCCGCTACTCCGGCTGGCGCCTATCGGCTCTGCGTTTCCTTGGGTTACTACTTATCGGCTTCGCCGACCCGTCGGTTGGCGCCTATCGGGTTTCCCGCTACTCCGGTTGCTGTACAGACGGCGACGACGCAGGTACGCAGCGGGCTCGGGTTCACCGTCGACGCACCCGCCCTACCGGTTGGCGCCTATCGGCTTTCCCGCTACTCCCGTTGGTGTTCAAACGGCGGCGACGGCGGACGTACGCGGCGGCGGGCGTCACCTGTCGGCGATCCCGCACCTTCGGTTCCACCTATCGGGTTTCCCGTGCGCCGGGTGCCGGCCCCGTCGCACGCCGTGGAAGGAATCTACCTTTGGCCGGCCAGAGCCGGTCAAAGGTAGATTCTCTCCACGCGCACGCGGATTCTGGTCGGAATCTGCGGACGCTGCCACCACCTCGTGCACCAGCGCAAGCTGACGATCAAACCCGACGGACACGGCGGGCACACCTTCCACCGACAGACCGGCACACGCATCGACGACCACACCCGAGTCACGAAGCAGCGAGACCGCCAGGTCATCGCGAAGCTCGGCCACACCGAATCCCCGCCATCACTGCGCACCTGGACGACGGCATCACCGGCCAGCCCACCCGAAACGGCGGGCTGGCCGGCACGCCCGCGTACCCTTCCCTCATGGCTGTTCCTTCAACCCGGCTTATGGTTCTCGCGCTCGTCCGCACGATGCAGCCCATCCACGGCTACCACGTTCGCCGCGAACTGCTGTCGTGGCGAGCCGAGACTGGCTGAACATCCGGCAGGGCTCCATCTACGGCGCGCTCAAGACCCTCGCCCGTGACGGCTGGATCGAACCGACCGAGACGGACCAAGAATCGGATCCGCGGTGACACTGGCCCTCGCCGGCGTACTCGCCGTCGTTGGCGCGCGTACGTTCGCGCGCGAGAACGCGTAGCCGACGACGGGTGGGAGCCGGTACGGTCGAGACATGAGCGACATCCTGAGCAGCGAGCAGCTCCACAACGCGATGGCCGAGCACCCGCACTGGGAGGTACGCGAGGGCAAGCTGGTGCGCTCGGTACAGGCGTCCTCGTTCCCGAAGGCGATCCAGCTGGTCGACGCGGTCGCCGAACGCGCCGAAGCGGTTCAGCACCACCCCGATATCGACATCCGGTGGACGACCGTGACGTTCGCGCTCACTACCCACTCCGAGGGCGGCATCACCGCCAAGGACGTCGAGATGGCCGCTCAGATCGACGAGCTCATCGGCTGATCGAGATCGGCGCCTCGCCTGAGGTTCACCCGGTGACGTGGTGAGGGAAGCACCAGCGCCACGCCTCGCCCGGCTCGAAGCTGCGCATCACCGGGTGCTCGGACTCCTCCCAGTGCTTCGTCGCGTGCGTGCCCGGCGAGGAGTCGCAGCAGCCGATGTAGCCACACACCATGCACTCGCGCAGATGCACCCAGCTCATGCCTTCCTTGAGGCACTGCTCGCAACCCTCCGGCGTGCGCGGGCGCGGAGCGTCGACGTACGTACGCAGGTCCTCGCATTTTCCTCGGTTGCCTGATGGCACCAGTTCCACCTCGCGTTCGGCCGTCGTGTCTTCCGCGGAGCGGTCGAGGATCGTCTCCTCGACATCGAGCGCATCGAGTACGTGGCGCAACACCGTCTGGTCCATGTGACCGTTGCGCCGGATGCGCAGGACCTCCCCTCGCTCCGACTCGAGCATTATCTCTCGCAACTTCGCGTACTGCACGGACGGCGGATCGCTCGATCCCCCGAGACGCTCCCACACCGCGTTGGCGCGATCGAGAGACCGCTGACGAAGCCGGTCGACGACCTCCTGCGGCTCGTCGCCGGTGAGCTCTTCGTCGAGCCGCTGCAGACCCGCCCGGGCTGCGCGCTGGTAGACGGTCGCCTCCTGCAGGTGGTCCTCCTGCGGATCCGGCGCGGGGAGGTCGAGGCGCCGCACCAACGACGGCAGCGTCAGCCCCTGGATCAACAACGTACCGGCGGTGACGAAGAACGCGATCGCGACGAACACCTCCCGATGCGGGGTGTCCTCGGGTAGCAGGAAGACCGCCGCGAGCGTCACGACGCCGCGCATGCCGGCCCACGCGACGATCGTCGTGAACTGCCACGGCGGGCTCGGGTCCGTGCGACGCACAGCCGGAATCAGCCGGGGAAGGTACGTCGCGGGGAACACCCAGCAGAAGCGCAGCACGATCGCGGCCACGAGGGCGGCGACACAGCTCCAGACGATCGTCGACATCGCGAGATCGCTGTCGCCCAGGTCGGCGATGACCGTACGCACCTGGAGGCCGATCAACAAGAAGACGGTGTTCTCCAGCAGGAACCCGATCGTCGCCCAGATGGTGCGCTCGAACACCCTCGACGACGCGGACTGGATCACCGGCGACCGGTGGCCGAGCAGCAGGCCCGCGACCACGACCGCGAGCACACCCGAGGAGTGGATCTCCTCCGCCGGGATGTACGCGATCCATGGCGTGAGGATCGAGATCGAGACATCCGTGAGCGTGTCGGTGACCCGCTTGCGTACCCAGCCGATGACGACCGCGACGACCACACCGATCGCGGCCGCGCCAACGGCGGACACCAGGAAGTCCAGGCCGACCGACCAGACCGTCACGCCCCCTGCCCCCATCGCCGCGACCGCCGTACGCAGGGTGACGAGTGCGGTCGCGTCGTTGACCAGGCTCTCGCCCTCGAGAATGGTGACGATGCGACGCGGCATGCCGGCCTTGCGGGCGATCGAGGTCGCGGCGACCGCATCCGGCGGCGCGACCACCGCGCCGAGCGCCAGCGCCGCGGCGAGCGGAACCGGCAGCAGCCACCAGACGGTCAACCCGACGCCGAGCGTCGTGAACACGACCAGCCCGACCGACAGCAGACCGATCGGTCGCTTGTTGCGTCGGAAGTCGATCAGCGACGTACGGATCGCCGCCGCGTACAGCAGCGGGGGCAGCAACCCGATCAGGACGAGGTCGGGCGTGAGCGCGACGTCGGGGATGAACGGCAGGTACGAACCCACGAACCCCGCGACGACGAGCACGAGTGGGGCCGAGAAGCCGACACGCCGCGCCAACGCGCTGACCGCGACGACGCAGGTGACCAGCACGACCATGGTGACGGCGATATGCACGCAGCCATTCTCACAGCAGGGTGGGCATCCCTCGTCGGTCGTCGCCAGTTAGGGTCGTCGCGATGACCCCCCTTCCCCCGGCGGTTCGCCGTACTTCCCTGCGCCCTGTTGGCCACCGCACTGCTTGCCTCGTGCTCATCCGACGACGACACCGGCGCCGAGCACACTCCTGCGCCGTCCGCTTCTCGGACGCTCACACCGGAGACCGAGCGCTCGCCGCAGAAGGCGGCTCCACAGGCCGAAGCGGGCGGCGAGACGGACCATGGAAACGGGACGGCGGAGCCGCAACCCGACGAGCAAACCACCGAGCCCGAGGAGTCGAGCGAGGCACCGACCGAGCGCTCGACGACCGACCCGTCGCGTACGCGTACCGCGCCGAACCTCCCCGAAGACGGCGAGGGCGTACTCGACGGACGCCGGATGGTCGCACTGTACGGAGTACCCGGTACGTCGTCGCTCGGCGCGCTCGGCGAGCAGCCACTCGGCCAGGCGATCGAGCGGGTCAAAGGGCTGGCGAAACGGTACGAGCCGCTGACCGACGACGACGTCGTACCGACGTTCGAGCTGATCGCGTCGGTCGCGTCGACGAGCGCCGGCGCCGATGGCGACTTCTCCTCCGAGATCTCGCCGTCGACCCTCCGGCCGTGGATCGAGCGGGCGGCGAAGGAAGGGGTGTACGTCGTGCTCGACCTGCAGCCGGGGCGTACCGACTTCCTGACCCAGGCCAAGCGCTTCGAGGCGTTGCTGCGGTACCCCAACGTCGGTCTCGCACTCGACCCCGAATGGCGCCTCGGCCCGCGCGAGCGCCATCTCGAGCAGATCGGCTCCGTCCACGGCAAGGAGGTCGACGCGACGATCGGCTGGCTGGCGGAGCTCACCCGCCGCGAGGAGCTGCCGGAGAAGCTGGTCGTACTGCACCAGTTCCGTACCTCCATGATCGCCGACCGCCGGTCCGTACGTACCGACCGCGACGCGGTCACGGTGCTGATCCACGCCGACGGGCAGGGGACGCAGCCGGCCAAGCGGGGTACCTGGAAGGCGCTCCACGAGGGCGCGCCGAAGGGTGTCCGATGGGGCTGGAAGAACTTCATCGACGAGGACCACCCGATGCTGACCCCGCAGCAGACGTACCGGATCACGCCGAGACCGGACTTCGTCAGCTACCAGTAGCGGTCAGCCCGCGTCGGCCGCGCGCTCCAGCTCGGCGATGTCGATCTTGCCCATCGTGAGCATCGCGGCCATCGCCCGCTGGCCCCGCTCGGGGTCGGGGTCGCCGACCAGCTCGTCGAGGCGCGTCGGGACGATCTGCCACGAAACGCCGTACCTGTCCTTGACCCAACCGCACGGGCCGGGCTGACCGTCCGCGCCGAGCGCGTCCCAGTAGTGGTCGACCTCGTCCTGGTCGGCGCAGTCGACCACGAACGAGATCGACTCGTCGAACCTGAAGCCCGCCTCGCCGCCGTTGAGCACCATGAAGGGTGTGCCGTCGAGCTCGAACAAGACGGTCATCACCGAGCCCGCAGGCATCGGTCCGGCCGACCCGTAGTGGGTGATCTCGGTGATCGTGGAGTTCGGGAAGACATCGGTGTAGAAGCGTGCCGCCGCTTCGCCGTTGTCGTCGAACCACAGACAGTTTCTGATCCTCGGCATGGTCGCCTCCGGTGAGCTCGCGACGACGGCCGGCCCGCCGCCTACGGGTACGACGACGGCCGGGTGCCGAACTCATCGGCCCGTCAGGTCACGGCCATCCGCCAGATCGCGATCACGCCGAGGGCGACGATGCAGGCCCGCAACGCGACGGGATGCAGCCGTCGACCGATGCGCGCGCCGACGTACCCGCCGGTCATCGATCCCACGGCGATGAGCGCGACGGCGTCCCAGTGGATGCTGGACCATCCGACGATCAGGTACGTCGTCGCCGCAACCGAGTTCACCGTGAGGACCAGGACGTTCTTGAACCCGTTCAGGCGCTGCATCGGATCGGAGACCAGTAGCCCGAGGAGACCCATCAGCAGGATGCCCTGCGCGGCGGCGAAGTAGCCGCCGTATACCGCACACCCGAAGACCACCGCCGAGATGGCGATGCGGCGCCCGATGCCTGGTGCCGCACCGTCGTCGGCCGGTGGTGCATCGCCGCGGCGGCGACGCAGGCTGCGCTGCACGAGCGGCTGGATGAGGACGAGCACGAGCGCAACGACGATCAGCGTCGGCACGATCGCCTCGAACGCCTCCTCCGGCAGGTGCAGCAGCAGGAACGCGCCGACGAGCGCACCGGCCATGGACATCGGTACGAGCCGCGCCAGCCGACGACCCTGCCCGACCAGCTCGCGCCGGTAGCCGAGCGAGCCGGAGACGCCTCCGGGGATCAGCCCGAGAGCGTTGCTCATCGTCGCCGAGACCGGGGGCACGCCGACCGCGACGAGGGTGGGGAAGGTGATCAGTGTGCCCGACCCGACGACCGTGTTGATCGTCCCCGCGCCGACACCGGCGACGAGCACGAGGAGCATCTCGATCGGGCTCATGACCCAGCTACCTGCGGCTCATCTGCCGACGGCATAGCCCTGCATCCCCCGTGGGTTCGCCGCCGCGCGTACCTGCCCGGTGCGCGGATCGCGTGCGACGGCCGACAGTCGGCCGAGCTCCCAGGCGCCGGCAACGCTCATCCGGTGACCGCGCGACTCGAGCTCCGCAACGACCTCGGCGCCCAACCGCTCCTCCGCGACGACCTGCCCCGGGTATGCGTCGCGCGGGTAGAACGACCCCGGGAAATGCGTCGTGTGGAACATCGGGGCGTCGATCGCCTCCTGCAGGTTCATGCCGCCGAGCAGGTGGTTGAGCAGGAACACGAGCTGCCACTGGTCCTGCTGGTCGCCTCCGGGAGAGCCGTACGCGAGCACGGCCTCGCAGTCGCGCGAGACCATCGTCGGCGAGAGGGTCGTACGCGGCCGCTTGCCCGGGGCAAGGGAGTTGGGCAGCCCTTCCTCGAGCCACGCCATCTGCAACCGGGTGCCGAGCCCGAAGCCGAGGTCGGGGATCACCGGGCTCGCATGCAACCAGCCGCCACTCGGCGTCGCCGAGATCATCGTTCCCCAGCGGTCGACGACGTCGAGGTGCACCGTGTCGCCCCGGCCCGAACCGCCGTCGGCGGCGATCGGCTCGCCCGTCGTCGCATCGACCGGTGGGCGTACGGAGGTGTCGCGATCGATGATCTCGGGAAGCACCGGAATCCGACCGCCCGGAGCTCCGGGACGCAGGTCGAGGGACGCTTCGTCACCGATGAGGCCCCTGCGGCCGTCGTTGTACGCCGGCGACAACAGCGCGTCGAGCGGCACGTCGGCCACGTCGCCGTACCACGCCTCACGATCGGCGAAGGCGAGCTTGGCCGCCTCGACGACCGCGTGGACGAAGTCCGGAGTGCCGGGGCGGATGTCGAGACCGTCGAGCAGAGCGAGCTGCTGGAGCAGCACCGGACCCTGGCCCCACGGGCCGGTCTTGTAGACGGTGTGAGAGCCGAACTCGATACCGACCGGCGCCTCGTACGCCGGCCGCCATCGTGCGAGGTCGGCACCGGTGATGAGTCCCGAGTGCTTCGTACCCGTCGAGTCGAGCCAGGCCGTCCGCGCCCACGCATCGACCGCCTCGGCGACGAAGCCGTCCGACCACGCGGTCAGCGCGCTGGCGATCCGGCTCTCGCGAGTGGAGCCGACCGCCGCGCGTACGAGCCGCTCATAGGTGCCGGCGAGCGCGGGGTTGGTGAACAACGCGCCCGCATGCGGAGCCCTGCCACCCCGGAGATACACCGTGGCCGACGTCGTCCACTCGTCGGCGAAGAGCTGCTCGACCCGGGCGATTCCCGCGGCGACCTTGGCGGTGAGCGGGTAGCCGTTGCTCGCGTATCCGATCGCGTAGGCGAGCACATCGGACAGCTCCCAGGTGCCGTGATCACGGAGCAACGTCAGCCAGCCCGGAGTCGCGCCGGGCACGACCGCGGCAAGCTGGCCCGACCCGGGCACGAGGTCGAGACCGAGGTCGCGGTACGCCTGCGGCGTAGCGGCCTCGGGCGCCGGGCCCTGAGCGCAGAGCACGGTCGGCCGCTCGTCGCCCACGCGACTGAACAGCAGCGGGAGATCGCCGCCGGGGCCGTTCTGGTGCGGCTCGACGACCTGCAGCACGAACCCGCCGGCGACGACCGCGTCGAAGGCATTGCCACCGCGCTCGAGCACGGACATGGCGGTCTGGCTGGAGAGCCAGTGGGTCGACGCGGCCATCCCGAACGTACCCGCGAGCTCGGGCCGGGTGGTGAAGTCGGTCATCTGCTGCCTTCCTATGTCGGCGATCGAGCCTCCAACGTGAACTCCATCCGTGGCAGCACCCGGCCCGGAATGGATCCGCTCGGCGACTCACCCACCCGCCTCGCACCGAACCGTGCGTAGAACGGCTCAGCGCCCGGGTCGGAGTCGAGTCGTACGCGCCGGAACCCGAGTCGCCGCGCCGCCGCCAGCGCGTCCTCGAGCAGTCTCCGGCCGACACCCTCTCCGATGTACGGCGGGTCGACGAACAGGGCCGCGAGCTCGCCTTCCGGTGGGCCACCCTTGAGCAGCGAGAACCCCGCAACGGAACCCGCGACCTCGGCAACGGACGCGGTGCCCGAGGCGAGTTGCGGCGGGCTGAAGGTCAGCTCATCCGCGCAGGCGGCCAGGAACTCCGCGGAGTAGCCCCAATGGGCCTTCGAACGGAGGGCGAGGGCCGACAGGATCGCGGCCTCGGCGGAAACTGCGGGCCGCACGCGTACTCGACCCCGGTACTCGCTCACAACGGGTGCATCGTACCCGGACGCGCCCGAAGCGCACCCGAACCCGGCGACTAGGCTGAAGCCTCCGACATAGCCGACGCGGCGCCATCCTGCCGCGTCCGCCTGCTGCGACTTTCTAGGAGAGATCCCGGATATGGCCAAGGTCATCTACACCCACACCGACGAAGCGCCCCTGATGGCAACGTACTCGTTCCTGCCGATCATCGAGGCGTACGCCGCGACGGCCGGTGTCGAGGTGGAGACCCGCGATATCTCGCTCGCCGGGCGCATCATCGCGCAGTTCGGTGACCTGCTCCCCGAGGAGCAGCGGATCGGCGATGCGCTTGCCGAGCTGGGCGACCTCGCGAACCAACCCGAGGCCAACATCATCAAGCTGCCGAACATCAGCGCGTCGGTCCCCCAGCTCAAGGCCGCGATCGCCGAGCTGCAGTCGCAGGGCTACGCGCTGCCCGACTACCCCGACGACCCGTCGACCGACGAGGCGCGCGACGTACGCGCCCGCTACGACAAGGTCAAGGGCAGCGCGGTCAACCCCGTCCTGCGCCAGGGCAACTCCGATCGCAGGGCGCCGGCGCCGGTCAAGAACTTCGCCCGTAAGTACCCGCACTCGATGGGTGCGTGGAGCGCCGACTCGAAGACCAACGTCGCGCACATGCCGGCCGACGACTTCCGCTCCAACGAGAAGTCCGTCGTCCTGGCAGCCGACGACACCCTGTCGATCCGACTGGTCGGCGACGACGGCAGCACCACCGTGCTCAAGGAGTCCGTCCCCGTGCTCGCCGGCGAGATCGTCGACGCGACCGTGCTGCGGGCCGCCGCGCTCGACGAGTTCCTGGCGGCGCAGATCGCCCGCGCGAAGTCCGAGGGCGTGCTCTTCTCGGTGCACCTCAAAGCGACGATGATGAAGGTGTCCGACCCGATCATCTTCGGCCACGTCGTCAGGGCGTTCTTCCCGAAGGTGTTCGAGGCGTACGGCGACCAGCTCGCCGCCGCCGGCCTGAGCGCCAACGACGGGCTCGCCTCCATCCTCGGCGGCATCGACGCGCTGCCCGCCGACGTACGCGAGGGCGTCAAGGCGGCCATCGACCAGGGGTTGCAGGACGGCCCGGCGCTCGCGATGGTCGACTCCGACAACGGCATCACCAACCTGCACGTCCCGAGCGACGTGATCGTCGACGCCTCGATGCCGGCGATGATCCGCACGTCGGGCAAGATGTGGGGCCCCGACGGCGGGCAGGGCGACGCGCTCGCGGTGATCCCCGACGGCAGCTACGCCGACGTCTACCAGACCGTCCTCGACGACTGCCGCGCCAACGGCACGTTCGACCCGACCACGATGGGCTCGGTCCCGAACGTCGGCCTGATGGCGCAGGCCGCCGAGGAGTACGGCAGCCACGACAAGACGTTCGAGATCCAGCAGGCGGGCAAGGCCCAGGTCGTCGACAGTGCCGGCACCGTGCTGATCGAGCACGAGGTCTCCCCCGGCGACATCTGGCGCGCCTGCCAGACCAAGGACGTCCCCGTACGCGACTGGGTCAAGCTCGCGGTCAATCGTGCCCGGGCGTCGAGCACACCGGCGGTGTTCTGGCTCGACTCACAGCGGGCGCACGACGCGAACCTGATCGCGAAGGTCAACGAGTACCTCCCGGAGCACGACACCGACGGCCTGCAGATCGAGATCATGTCCCCGGTCGAGGCCACCGCGTACTCACTCGAGCGCATCCGCAAGGGCGAGGACACCATCTCGGTCACAGGCAACGTACTGCGCGACTACCTGACCGACCTGTTCCCGATCCTCGAGCTCGGTACGAGCGCGAAGATGCTGTCGATCGTTCCGCTGATCAACGG harbors:
- the mshB gene encoding N-acetyl-1-D-myo-inositol-2-amino-2-deoxy-alpha-D-glucopyranoside deacetylase; the encoded protein is MTDRRLLLVHAHPDDETIGNGATMAKYVAEGAAVTLVTCTLGELGEVLVPDLEHLAAHRDDGLGQHRIGELDKAMEILGVTDHRFLGGAGRYRDSGMIYADDGSATVPPDVSDDSFWRADLLEASTHLVEVIREVRPQVLVTYDDFGGYGHPDHVQAHRVAHYASSLAAVSSFRSELGEAWDIPKIYWSAMSASRMRAGLRALRDAGDTTTFEGMDPDALPPMAVEDADLSAEIDGAAYVDKKLDAMRAHATQIAADSPFFALSGSFGNQIWATEHYRLARGVSSAADGELESDLFGGVAGH
- a CDS encoding DUF4345 family protein; protein product: MRRITRQQRIRVVAGGYAALGAVGAAVPGRVPEVFRGSAPTAASRTEIRAVYSGISFAFAGALLAAGRGSRGRGAVDAVAAATAGMAAARVGGAALERRLDPWPTGVFIAIEAAAAAALLWPDR
- a CDS encoding S9 family peptidase — protein: MTDAPSFPRMYARTLRFTLGTPRNLQVTPDGSRVLFVRTPSGTSRTGALWSYDVADGQERLIADPAQLLGDSGEELSAEERARRERSRETAGGIVGYTTDATASVAAFALSGAIWVAEVAGEGARRLPSNGPVIDPHIDPTGRTVAYANDGALRVIDVDGASDRALVEPDGDEVVWGQAEFVAAEEMERYRGFWWAPDGESLLVERYDNTPVPVWYVADPANPESEPVRHRYPAAGSTNADVSLWHITLDGTRRRLDWDDDAYPYLTRVGWSAFGGPLLQVMSRDQRAVQIRRFDVESGSTSLVRELHDDTWLDLFVGVPAYAPDGRLVTVEPSEDTNRVALDGEPISPVGLQVRRVLAIDDRGVLVTANDDPTELHLVRIGLDGSVNRLTAGGGVHNGSAAGATMVVVRSALDVGASSITVYREGAEIGQISNLAEDPGFRPNVSSVTVGDRDLHAAVLFPRDHVRGARRLPVLMDPYGGPHALRNVKSSRGFLLPQWLADQGFCVIVSDGRGTPGRGPAWDRSVRDNFVATLDDQVDALQGVAHAYPDDVDTGHVAITGWSFGGYLAGMAVLRRPDIFHTAVAGAPVTDQRLYDTFYTERYLGHPDEQPEVYDRNSLGELAGALERPLMIIHGMVDDNVVVAHSLRLSSALLAAGRPHEVLPLTGVTHMTPQETVAENLQLLQVEFIKRGLGIG
- a CDS encoding helix-turn-helix transcriptional regulator, encoding MASRDWLNIRQGSIYGALKTLARDGWIEPTETDQESDPR
- a CDS encoding 4a-hydroxytetrahydrobiopterin dehydratase, encoding MSDILSSEQLHNAMAEHPHWEVREGKLVRSVQASSFPKAIQLVDAVAERAEAVQHHPDIDIRWTTVTFALTTHSEGGITAKDVEMAAQIDELIG
- a CDS encoding Na+/H+ antiporter, with amino-acid sequence MHIAVTMVVLVTCVVAVSALARRVGFSAPLVLVVAGFVGSYLPFIPDVALTPDLVLIGLLPPLLYAAAIRTSLIDFRRNKRPIGLLSVGLVVFTTLGVGLTVWWLLPVPLAAALALGAVVAPPDAVAATSIARKAGMPRRIVTILEGESLVNDATALVTLRTAVAAMGAGGVTVWSVGLDFLVSAVGAAAIGVVVAVVIGWVRKRVTDTLTDVSISILTPWIAYIPAEEIHSSGVLAVVVAGLLLGHRSPVIQSASSRVFERTIWATIGFLLENTVFLLIGLQVRTVIADLGDSDLAMSTIVWSCVAALVAAIVLRFCWVFPATYLPRLIPAVRRTDPSPPWQFTTIVAWAGMRGVVTLAAVFLLPEDTPHREVFVAIAFFVTAGTLLIQGLTLPSLVRRLDLPAPDPQEDHLQEATVYQRAARAGLQRLDEELTGDEPQEVVDRLRQRSLDRANAVWERLGGSSDPPSVQYAKLREIMLESERGEVLRIRRNGHMDQTVLRHVLDALDVEETILDRSAEDTTAEREVELVPSGNRGKCEDLRTYVDAPRPRTPEGCEQCLKEGMSWVHLRECMVCGYIGCCDSSPGTHATKHWEESEHPVMRSFEPGEAWRWCFPHHVTG
- a CDS encoding VOC family protein; its protein translation is MPRIRNCLWFDDNGEAAARFYTDVFPNSTITEITHYGSAGPMPAGSVMTVLFELDGTPFMVLNGGEAGFRFDESISFVVDCADQDEVDHYWDALGADGQPGPCGWVKDRYGVSWQIVPTRLDELVGDPDPERGQRAMAAMLTMGKIDIAELERAADAG
- a CDS encoding sulfite exporter TauE/SafE family protein; amino-acid sequence: MSPIEMLLVLVAGVGAGTINTVVGSGTLITFPTLVAVGVPPVSATMSNALGLIPGGVSGSLGYRRELVGQGRRLARLVPMSMAGALVGAFLLLHLPEEAFEAIVPTLIVVALVLVLIQPLVQRSLRRRRGDAPPADDGAAPGIGRRIAISAVVFGCAVYGGYFAAAQGILLMGLLGLLVSDPMQRLNGFKNVLVLTVNSVAATTYLIVGWSSIHWDAVALIAVGSMTGGYVGARIGRRLHPVALRACIVALGVIAIWRMAVT